The sequence TAGCCCATGCCGCCGCCCATCCCTCCGCCGCCCATTCCACCCATGTGCGTCGCGACGCGCCCACTACTCGATTGGGGAGATTCAAGCGGTTGGTCGACCAACTCACTGACGTCGTACAGCTTCGTTTCGTAACCCTCGGGTTTATCCTCAGCTCTTCCCGATGAACTAAGAATGGCGAGCGTGACCGAGATGAACGCAATCATGGAAAGTCGAACAGTGGGCGTCAAACTGTGGGGTGTCATCTAACTTCTCCAAAGGGGGGCGAGGGAACCACTTTATCTTATCAAAGTAGATTAAGGGTCACGCGCGACGGCCCATGGAAAATGATTTCTCGGCCTACACCTGGCTCCACAAAAACCTGACCCAACGTAGCGTTCGTGTGACACAGACCTCGTCAAGGAAAACGCGAATCATCAGGCATCCCATGCAATGCGAGCAGCGACAAAACTACTCGCGCTCTTTATCGAGCTGCGGGAGGGCGGCCTCTCGTACTATTTCTTTTGGAGAAGTTTGGTGTCGACCAACCAATCGCACATCCGCTGCGGCCATTCACCAGCGGCGGTGGTTGAGTCTGGACGAAACCCAAAGCCGTGGCTGGCATTGCTGTAGATGTGCATTTCGCAGGGCACGTTGGCTTCTTTGTATTGCAGGTAGACCTTGGCCATCCCGATGGAAATGTCGTCGCGATCATGAAATCCGAAGGCAATGAACGCGGGCGGCATCCCGGGCTGCACCGTGAACGTGCCTGATTTGCCTGGATAGATCAGTCCTTGGAAGTCGGGTCGGCTGCTGACTCGTTCAATCGGGTCGTCACTCTGCGGGTCTCCGTCGACAGGGTGCATTGCGGAATAGGCCGCCAGCTCGCCGCCGGCTGAGAAGCCCACGATACCAATCCGACTGGGATTGATTTTCCAAGTTTCGGCATTGGCTCGGACCATGCGAATGGCGCGGCGAGTGTCATCCATCGCGTCACCTTCCAGGGTGTAGGGCGAACCAGGTTCACGACAAAGTCGGTATCGCAACACAAATGCAGCAATACCGTGGTCCGCAAACCACTGAGCTAGTGAGTCGCCTTCATGCCCCAAGCAGAGCATTCGATGGCCACCGCCCGGAGCGATTAAAACAGCGGTGCCCGTCGATTTTCCGTCGGCGGGCAGGTAGGGCGTGATCGATGGGTGATGCACGTTGGTAAGATTGGTTCCTTGCCACTTTTCTGGTTCATGCATGCGGTCGACGGAACCTGGAGCCCCCTCGGCCCAGAGCGGAATCTGTTGAGGTAGATCCGCCGCCAACGAATGAGCTGACCAGGCAGCAGACAGACTCAGAATTAAGAAAAACGAGCGGAAACGTGTCATGTTGAACTCTTCAAGGGAATTGGATTTTTTTGCCAGTATAGCTGGCTGACTACGCGATCAGGCGAGCGAGAGCTCTTTCGCAGTGTCCCAAACGCCCGCTCGTGATGGGGATGATTGGGTGACAGATGACGAACTGAGAAAGTCCTAGAAAACGGAGTTGATCTATGCAGAGGTACGATTTGACGCGGGCTTTGCACGATCAGCGGAATTGATGCGTTTGCGGTACGCTGAAGGTGCCATGCTCATGACTCG comes from Allorhodopirellula heiligendammensis and encodes:
- a CDS encoding alpha/beta hydrolase, giving the protein MTRFRSFFLILSLSAAWSAHSLAADLPQQIPLWAEGAPGSVDRMHEPEKWQGTNLTNVHHPSITPYLPADGKSTGTAVLIAPGGGHRMLCLGHEGDSLAQWFADHGIAAFVLRYRLCREPGSPYTLEGDAMDDTRRAIRMVRANAETWKINPSRIGIVGFSAGGELAAYSAMHPVDGDPQSDDPIERVSSRPDFQGLIYPGKSGTFTVQPGMPPAFIAFGFHDRDDISIGMAKVYLQYKEANVPCEMHIYSNASHGFGFRPDSTTAAGEWPQRMCDWLVDTKLLQKK